In a genomic window of Aeromicrobium panaciterrae:
- a CDS encoding DUF3052 domain-containing protein, with translation MTEGYSGTPQLKKLGIKPGVRLVVVGKSPDWEFAEPLEDVELVEPGPTDVALVFVRERGQIDYATWGKWIFPAGSIWVAWPRKAAGHVSDVDENAIRDAALELGLVDVKVAAIDTDWSGLKIVWRKENRS, from the coding sequence ATGACCGAGGGATATTCCGGTACGCCGCAGCTCAAGAAGCTCGGCATCAAGCCAGGCGTACGACTGGTTGTCGTGGGCAAGTCGCCCGACTGGGAGTTCGCCGAGCCGCTCGAGGACGTTGAGCTGGTCGAGCCCGGTCCCACCGATGTGGCGCTGGTGTTCGTACGAGAGCGCGGGCAGATCGACTACGCCACGTGGGGTAAGTGGATCTTCCCCGCCGGTTCGATCTGGGTGGCATGGCCACGCAAAGCCGCAGGTCACGTCAGCGATGTCGACGAGAACGCAATCCGGGATGCCGCATTAGAACTCGGCTTGGTCGACGTGAAGGTCGCCGCGATCGACACCGACTGGTCAGGATTGAAGATCGTCTGGCGCAAGGAGAACCGGAGCTAG
- a CDS encoding oxygenase MpaB family protein, translated as MTSSRPNTRKIVKRQREDHGFFGPDSVTWRLWGYPTSLTVGFQRSVVIEELDPFLLAAVVGTDKVRYNPAGRYDNTIIYFATMALGDSRAAIEASEILVRVHSKATGIEPVSGRPYSANDPETQLWIHLTAWHSILYVYETFGPGRLSEEDEKQYWAECAIAAELQTCDPADVPRDREGIRQYFEDVRPRLCVTTETQDMMDHLLDAAILVQPRQLVLRPFTTVIGKVTRAATISTFPKWMQKMSGFNQSWATRLVVRPLVKISARLATPLPIKLRVLKVISPGTLAVVKPALTGEEPINPVVVTPAEARAKYGRLASPAELALQAV; from the coding sequence ATGACCTCGAGTCGCCCCAACACCCGCAAGATCGTCAAGCGCCAGCGCGAGGACCACGGATTCTTCGGCCCCGACTCGGTCACCTGGCGTCTGTGGGGCTACCCGACATCGCTGACGGTCGGCTTCCAGCGCTCCGTCGTGATCGAGGAGCTCGACCCGTTCCTACTCGCCGCAGTCGTCGGCACCGACAAGGTGCGCTACAACCCTGCCGGCCGTTACGACAACACGATCATCTACTTCGCGACCATGGCGCTCGGCGACAGCCGCGCAGCGATCGAGGCGTCGGAGATCCTCGTACGCGTGCATTCGAAGGCCACCGGCATCGAGCCTGTCAGCGGCCGCCCCTACAGCGCCAACGACCCCGAGACGCAGCTGTGGATCCACCTCACCGCATGGCACTCGATCCTATACGTCTACGAGACCTTCGGACCCGGCCGCTTGTCCGAAGAGGACGAGAAGCAGTACTGGGCTGAATGTGCGATCGCTGCTGAGCTTCAGACCTGCGACCCAGCTGATGTGCCGCGTGATCGCGAGGGCATCCGCCAGTACTTCGAAGACGTACGTCCGCGACTCTGCGTGACCACCGAGACGCAGGACATGATGGACCACCTCCTGGACGCCGCGATCCTCGTCCAGCCCCGACAGCTCGTACTGCGACCGTTCACCACCGTGATCGGCAAGGTCACGCGCGCTGCCACGATCTCGACGTTCCCGAAGTGGATGCAGAAGATGAGCGGGTTCAACCAGTCGTGGGCGACGCGCCTCGTCGTACGACCGCTGGTCAAGATCTCCGCGCGCCTCGCCACTCCGCTGCCAATCAAGCTGCGGGTACTCAAGGTCATCTCCCCCGGCACACTCGCCGTGGTGAAGCCAGCACTCACCGGCGAAGAGCCGATCAACCCCGTCGTCGTCACTCCGGCCGAGGCTCGCGCGAAGTACGGACGCCTCGCTTCGCCGGCAGAGCTGGCGCTGCAGGCCGTATGA
- the leuA gene encoding 2-isopropylmalate synthase, with amino-acid sequence MTSYPNTPQQPSGMPFGRYEPFVPIALEDRTWPAKTITQAPRWCAVDLRDGNQALIDPMTPPRKLAMFKLLVEMGYKEIEVGFPSASQTDFDFVRQLIEGDHIPDDVVIQVLTQCREPLIDRTFESLVGAKQAIVHFYNSTSTLQRRVVFGLDKDGITDIATQGARLCMKYADIHTPDTKISYEYSPESYTGTELDYALEVCSKVIEVINPTPDWPLIINLPATVEMATPNVYADSIEWMHRNLPRRDSIVLSLHPHNDRGTGVAAAELGYLAGADRIEGCLFGNGERTGNVCLVTLGLNLFSQGIDPQIDFSDIDGIRRTVEYCNELPVPERHPYGGDLVYTAFSGSHQDAIKKGLEALAKDAAEAGESVDDVTWAVPYLPIDPKDVGRTYEAVIRVNSQSGKGGVAYILKNDHHLDLPRRLQIEFSRVVQELTEGEAGEIEPNEIWAAFQREYIDRVEPYELQSFSSVTAEDGRDQQVVDLRVRGEVRAFKGEGNGPVAAFVDGMRQAGADIQVLDYSEHALSKGGDSQAAAYVECSVAGETVWGVGIHANIVTASLRAVVSAANRAAGTAVPD; translated from the coding sequence ATGACGAGCTACCCCAACACCCCACAGCAACCCAGCGGTATGCCCTTTGGGCGATACGAGCCATTTGTGCCGATCGCCCTGGAAGACCGCACCTGGCCAGCCAAGACCATCACGCAGGCACCTCGCTGGTGCGCTGTTGACCTGCGCGACGGCAACCAGGCCCTGATCGACCCCATGACCCCGCCGCGCAAGCTGGCGATGTTCAAGTTGCTCGTCGAGATGGGCTACAAGGAGATCGAGGTCGGTTTCCCCAGCGCCAGCCAGACCGACTTCGACTTCGTACGCCAGCTCATCGAGGGTGACCACATCCCTGACGATGTGGTGATCCAGGTGCTGACGCAGTGCCGTGAGCCGCTGATCGACCGCACCTTCGAGTCGCTGGTCGGCGCCAAGCAGGCCATCGTGCACTTCTACAACTCGACGTCCACGCTGCAGCGCCGCGTCGTGTTTGGGCTGGACAAGGACGGCATCACCGACATCGCGACGCAGGGTGCACGGCTGTGCATGAAGTACGCCGACATCCACACGCCTGACACCAAGATTTCGTACGAGTACTCGCCGGAGTCCTACACGGGTACCGAGCTCGACTACGCGCTCGAGGTCTGCAGCAAGGTCATCGAGGTCATCAACCCGACGCCTGACTGGCCGCTGATCATCAACCTGCCGGCGACCGTCGAGATGGCCACGCCGAACGTCTACGCCGACTCGATCGAGTGGATGCACCGCAACCTGCCTCGCCGCGACAGCATCGTGCTGTCGCTGCACCCTCACAACGACCGCGGTACCGGCGTTGCAGCCGCAGAGCTGGGCTACCTGGCCGGCGCCGATCGCATCGAAGGCTGCTTGTTCGGCAATGGCGAGCGCACCGGCAACGTATGCCTGGTGACGCTCGGCCTCAACCTGTTCAGCCAGGGCATCGACCCGCAGATCGACTTCAGCGACATCGACGGCATCCGTCGCACGGTCGAATACTGCAACGAGCTGCCGGTTCCGGAGCGTCACCCGTACGGCGGCGACCTGGTCTACACCGCGTTCTCGGGCTCGCACCAGGACGCGATCAAGAAGGGCCTGGAGGCGCTGGCGAAGGACGCTGCCGAAGCCGGCGAGTCCGTCGATGACGTCACGTGGGCGGTTCCGTACCTGCCGATCGACCCCAAGGACGTCGGCCGTACGTATGAAGCCGTGATCCGCGTCAACAGCCAGTCCGGCAAGGGCGGCGTCGCGTACATCCTCAAGAACGACCACCACCTCGACCTGCCGCGGCGACTGCAGATCGAGTTCAGTCGTGTCGTGCAGGAGCTCACCGAGGGTGAGGCTGGCGAGATCGAGCCCAACGAGATCTGGGCGGCATTCCAGCGCGAATACATCGATCGTGTCGAGCCCTACGAGCTCCAGAGCTTCAGCTCGGTGACGGCTGAAGACGGTCGCGACCAGCAGGTCGTTGACCTGCGCGTACGTGGTGAGGTTCGCGCCTTCAAGGGCGAGGGCAATGGCCCAGTTGCGGCGTTCGTCGATGGCATGCGCCAAGCCGGTGCGGACATCCAGGTGCTCGACTACTCAGAGCACGCTCTGTCGAAGGGTGGCGACTCGCAAGCCGCCGCCTACGTCGAGTGCAGCGTCGCTGGCGAAACCGTCTGGGGTGTTGGCATCCACGCCAACATCGTGACGGCATCGCTGCGGGCAGTGGTGTCGGCCGCCAACCGTGCGGCTGGGACTGCGGTTCCAGACTGA
- a CDS encoding saccharopine dehydrogenase C-terminal domain-containing protein — translation MARIINQVAVFGLGKVGELVAVMLGESGFKVIGYDAAPRDDLGFEVRPLDVRDGLSESLRGVDAVISCLPYSLNIAVAEAAADAGVHYFDLTEDVPTTNRVIELAEGAQIAFAPQCGLAPGLIGIIGASIAKTFDEIRSIELKVGALPQNPTGLLGYAINWSPEGVVNEYLNDCEVLRSGHRQMVPAMTEKERVFIGGIELEAALTSGGLGTMCQTYEGGVRRLDYKTLRYPGHFEQMHFLFDELNLRDQPELVGKMLVDSKPPVNDDIVYIHAAVEGVKSGQPFRENYVRGYKPLDISGRIWRAISWTTAASAVSVVELVADGVLPAAGFIKQEDITLEQLYSTQAGRHFAEQGRI, via the coding sequence GTGGCGCGCATCATCAATCAGGTGGCCGTATTCGGTCTGGGCAAGGTCGGCGAGCTCGTGGCCGTCATGCTGGGGGAGTCCGGCTTCAAGGTCATCGGGTATGACGCAGCGCCCCGCGACGACCTCGGGTTCGAAGTGCGACCGCTGGATGTGCGTGACGGTCTGAGCGAGTCGCTGCGCGGAGTGGACGCGGTCATTTCGTGCCTGCCCTACAGCCTCAACATTGCGGTCGCCGAGGCTGCTGCCGACGCGGGCGTGCACTACTTCGACCTCACCGAGGACGTGCCGACGACCAACCGCGTCATCGAGCTCGCCGAAGGTGCCCAGATCGCCTTCGCGCCGCAGTGCGGTCTCGCGCCCGGTCTGATCGGCATCATTGGTGCCTCGATTGCCAAGACGTTCGACGAGATCCGCTCGATCGAGCTCAAGGTCGGCGCGCTGCCGCAGAACCCGACGGGTCTGCTCGGCTACGCCATCAACTGGTCGCCCGAGGGTGTCGTCAACGAATACCTCAACGACTGTGAAGTCCTTCGCTCTGGCCACCGCCAGATGGTGCCCGCAATGACCGAGAAGGAGCGCGTCTTCATCGGCGGCATCGAGCTCGAAGCGGCGCTGACCTCCGGCGGTCTCGGCACGATGTGCCAGACGTACGAAGGTGGCGTCCGGCGCCTCGACTACAAGACCTTGCGCTACCCCGGGCACTTCGAGCAGATGCACTTCCTGTTCGACGAGCTCAACCTGCGTGATCAGCCCGAGCTGGTCGGCAAGATGCTGGTCGACTCAAAGCCACCGGTCAACGACGACATCGTCTACATCCACGCCGCTGTCGAAGGTGTGAAGTCAGGCCAGCCGTTCCGCGAGAACTACGTACGCGGCTACAAGCCACTCGACATCTCGGGGCGCATCTGGCGCGCCATCTCGTGGACCACGGCTGCTTCAGCGGTCAGCGTCGTCGAGCTCGTTGCCGACGGCGTGCTCCCGGCGGCTGGCTTCATCAAGCAGGAAGACATCACCCTCGAGCAGCTCTACTCAACACAGGCAGGCCGGCACTTCGCCGAGCAGGGACGGATCTGA
- a CDS encoding TetR/AcrR family transcriptional regulator, with protein MTARARQPRLSIEVRREQVLDAALEIIVEDGYSAASMEAIARRVDIAKPVVYNAFGDRQKLLMALLERQEERAFTALAAAMPPRAADSAPEDALISWANTLAIAIHEQPTLWRLMLMPTDGTPEIVRAHIDEGREFVLNQIRGVLSEYLTGAEMDVEVAAVAVLAMAEGLAAKLITEPDAYPPKRVVAFAKGALKLISAE; from the coding sequence ATGACCGCGCGAGCGCGTCAGCCGCGCCTGAGCATCGAAGTACGCCGTGAGCAGGTGCTCGACGCCGCACTCGAGATCATCGTCGAGGACGGCTATTCGGCCGCTTCGATGGAGGCGATCGCTCGACGCGTCGATATCGCCAAGCCTGTGGTCTACAACGCCTTCGGTGATCGTCAGAAGCTGCTGATGGCATTGCTCGAACGCCAGGAAGAACGCGCCTTCACTGCGCTGGCTGCCGCCATGCCACCTCGAGCAGCGGACAGCGCACCCGAGGATGCGCTCATCTCCTGGGCCAACACGCTGGCGATCGCGATCCACGAGCAGCCCACCTTGTGGCGGCTCATGCTGATGCCCACGGATGGAACGCCCGAGATCGTACGTGCGCACATCGACGAGGGCCGCGAGTTCGTGCTCAACCAGATCCGCGGAGTGCTCAGCGAGTACCTCACTGGCGCAGAGATGGACGTCGAGGTGGCTGCGGTGGCCGTACTGGCGATGGCCGAGGGTCTGGCGGCGAAGCTCATCACCGAGCCAGATGCGTACCCACCCAAGCGCGTCGTTGCCTTCGCCAAAGGTGCGCTGAAGCTGATCTCCGCAGAGTGA
- a CDS encoding aldehyde dehydrogenase family protein: MTDIATRTKDILGRLGAGDPFVADGDLICRSPIDGSEIGRLKSHTPDETSDIIGRAQSAFEQWRTVPAPVRGQFVRELGELLREHKEDLGALVSIEAGKIVSEGLGEVQEMIDICDLAVGLSRQLHGLTIATERPGHRMMEQWHPLGVIGVISAFNFPVAVWSWNAALAFVCGDAVVWKPSEKTLLTAVGCQALAAEAGRRAGVPDGLSALLIGDRTVGELMVDDRRVALVSATGSTRMGKEVAPRVAARLGRTLLELGGNNAAIVAPSADLDLAVRGIVFSAVGTAGQRCTSLRRIIVHESIKDELVAGLKAAYETLPIGSPLESSTLVGPLVDEQAFSAFGAAVAQAQSDGGDLVTGGTQSESDGGFYVHPAIIDMPKQTEIVKAETFAPLLYVLTYSDFDEALALHNDVAQGLSSSIFTLNVREAETFVSVVGSDCGIANVNIGPSGAEIGGAFGGEKETGGGRESGSDAWRAYMRRSTNTVNYSTELPLAQGVEFV, translated from the coding sequence ATGACTGACATTGCAACCCGTACGAAGGACATCCTCGGACGCCTCGGCGCCGGCGACCCGTTCGTCGCAGACGGCGACCTGATCTGCCGCTCGCCGATCGACGGTAGCGAGATCGGCCGCCTGAAGTCGCACACGCCCGACGAGACGTCCGACATCATCGGGCGCGCCCAGTCGGCGTTCGAGCAGTGGCGCACTGTACCGGCCCCGGTACGCGGTCAGTTCGTGCGCGAGCTCGGTGAGCTGCTGCGTGAGCACAAGGAAGATCTCGGCGCTCTGGTCTCGATCGAGGCCGGCAAGATCGTTTCGGAGGGCCTCGGCGAGGTCCAGGAAATGATCGACATCTGCGATCTCGCTGTTGGCCTGTCGCGCCAGCTGCATGGTTTGACGATCGCCACGGAGCGTCCCGGCCACCGGATGATGGAGCAGTGGCACCCGCTGGGCGTCATTGGCGTCATCTCGGCCTTCAACTTCCCGGTTGCCGTGTGGTCCTGGAACGCTGCGCTCGCCTTCGTCTGTGGCGACGCAGTCGTCTGGAAGCCGTCGGAGAAGACGCTGCTCACCGCTGTCGGTTGCCAGGCACTTGCCGCCGAAGCCGGACGCCGTGCTGGCGTGCCCGATGGTCTGTCGGCTCTGCTGATCGGTGACCGTACGGTTGGCGAGCTCATGGTCGATGACCGCCGCGTGGCTCTGGTGTCGGCGACCGGTTCGACCCGCATGGGCAAGGAGGTCGCACCTCGCGTGGCCGCTCGCCTCGGTCGTACGCTCCTCGAGCTCGGCGGCAACAACGCCGCGATCGTCGCTCCATCCGCGGACCTCGACCTCGCCGTACGCGGCATCGTGTTCTCGGCTGTCGGCACTGCCGGCCAGCGCTGCACCTCGCTGCGCCGCATCATCGTGCACGAATCGATCAAGGACGAGCTCGTGGCTGGCCTCAAGGCCGCGTACGAGACGCTCCCGATCGGTTCGCCGCTGGAGTCCTCGACGCTGGTCGGACCGCTGGTCGACGAGCAGGCGTTCAGTGCCTTCGGCGCTGCCGTTGCGCAGGCGCAGTCCGATGGCGGCGACCTGGTCACCGGCGGCACACAGTCGGAGAGCGACGGTGGCTTCTACGTGCACCCAGCGATCATCGACATGCCCAAGCAGACCGAGATCGTGAAGGCCGAGACGTTCGCACCCCTGTTGTACGTCCTGACCTACTCCGACTTCGATGAGGCGCTCGCGCTTCACAACGACGTGGCCCAGGGCTTGTCGTCGTCGATCTTCACGCTCAATGTCCGCGAGGCCGAGACATTCGTATCGGTCGTCGGCTCGGACTGCGGCATCGCGAACGTCAACATCGGTCCTTCGGGCGCCGAGATCGGCGGAGCGTTCGGTGGCGAGAAGGAGACCGGTGGCGGTCGCGAGTCGGGCTCGGATGCCTGGCGGGCATACATGCGTCGGTCGACGAACACGGTCAACTACTCAACCGAGCTGCCGCTCGCACAGGGCGTGGAGTTCGTCTGA
- a CDS encoding DUF3488 and transglutaminase-like domain-containing protein, which produces MLRPAARQTTRRSARAVWSDHALLAAALAALLSGFTTVIDGRSWYVSAILVAILTGVTCAVLRSVGVRRVWPIAMVVELLVLAWIFVPETMLGIIPTPSSLAELGRMLGRAQDIMVEEAAPVAAAKPIVLVIAGAFGLLAILGDWLLERARAAQFVGVMLVAVFVAPAITAGDTPAVWIFIVVATLWLFLLRSRTRERTDRGWRGRSPALIVAILALMVSALIPPLLPDIRAVATSWGKAPTPVFGRGINPMLELGQNLRRNSTTLALTYTTNAKSAPYLKVSTLRDFSGKTWHPGESVAGDRFEGQIGLDPDIKTTDTLTTISIKNLRSSLVPAPYPALGISGLKGPWQFERMGLTIRSTRSDTRGQTYTVNSIKIAPTADQMRALASRSRPSLEPYLTLPSNMPTIIGATAREVTADAGNDYDRALALQRYLRNGSFRYSESAPVADGYDGNGVDVIAQFLDKKTGYCVHFSSTMAVMARTLGIPSRIAVGYAPGDVIDIRAGKNVYGNTSDDLHAWTELYFEGAGWVGFEPTPGVGSATAFAEANGVVPESTGGEGDATQRPGGLDGQEFGADGPAPTETADSTTTRTMVVTFAGLLLLGITPWLLRHIRRWWRTSRRAVDPLWHELEDTAQDFGIVTSRADTPRGFASRLRTRKGVNVEALDRLLRQVEAERFSRAGAQEKDGRADLRAVLRSLGEGASRGERLRAAALPRSLAGRGTYAVLRPEVLA; this is translated from the coding sequence GTGCTTAGACCGGCCGCTCGCCAGACGACGCGGCGCAGCGCACGCGCCGTGTGGTCCGATCACGCTCTGCTCGCCGCCGCCTTGGCGGCGCTTCTCTCCGGCTTCACCACCGTCATCGATGGACGCTCCTGGTACGTGTCGGCGATCCTCGTGGCGATCTTGACCGGTGTCACCTGCGCCGTGCTGCGATCGGTGGGAGTACGAAGGGTCTGGCCAATCGCCATGGTCGTCGAGCTATTGGTGCTCGCCTGGATCTTCGTGCCGGAGACGATGCTGGGCATCATCCCGACGCCCAGCAGCCTCGCCGAGCTGGGCCGCATGCTCGGTCGTGCGCAGGACATCATGGTCGAGGAGGCCGCACCCGTCGCCGCGGCCAAGCCGATCGTCTTGGTGATCGCGGGAGCATTCGGTCTCCTCGCGATCTTGGGCGACTGGCTACTGGAGCGCGCACGAGCCGCACAGTTCGTCGGCGTGATGCTGGTGGCGGTCTTTGTCGCACCAGCCATCACTGCCGGTGATACGCCCGCGGTGTGGATCTTCATCGTTGTGGCCACCCTGTGGCTGTTCCTGCTCAGGTCGCGCACCCGCGAACGTACGGATCGAGGGTGGCGTGGGCGCTCACCGGCCCTGATCGTCGCGATCCTGGCCCTGATGGTGAGCGCGCTGATTCCGCCGCTGTTGCCCGACATTCGAGCAGTCGCCACCTCGTGGGGCAAAGCTCCAACTCCGGTGTTCGGGCGCGGTATCAACCCCATGCTCGAGTTGGGTCAGAACCTTCGCCGCAACAGCACGACGCTCGCACTGACCTATACGACAAACGCCAAGTCAGCGCCCTACCTGAAGGTCTCGACGCTGCGAGACTTCTCGGGCAAGACCTGGCACCCGGGGGAGTCGGTCGCTGGTGACCGGTTCGAGGGCCAGATCGGGCTCGATCCCGACATCAAGACGACCGACACGCTGACGACCATCTCGATCAAGAACCTCCGCAGCTCGTTGGTGCCGGCGCCCTATCCGGCTCTGGGCATCTCGGGACTCAAGGGCCCCTGGCAATTCGAACGTATGGGACTGACGATCCGATCGACCCGCAGCGACACCCGCGGTCAGACCTACACCGTCAACAGCATCAAGATCGCCCCAACTGCTGACCAGATGCGCGCGCTGGCGTCGAGGTCCAGGCCTTCGCTCGAGCCGTACCTCACGTTGCCGTCCAACATGCCCACGATCATTGGTGCGACAGCGCGCGAGGTCACCGCGGATGCGGGGAACGACTACGACCGGGCCTTGGCGTTGCAGCGCTACCTGCGCAACGGCAGCTTCCGCTACTCCGAGTCGGCACCGGTCGCTGACGGGTACGACGGCAATGGCGTGGACGTGATCGCCCAGTTCCTCGACAAGAAGACCGGCTACTGCGTTCATTTCTCGTCGACCATGGCTGTCATGGCGCGCACGCTCGGCATTCCGTCGCGCATTGCGGTCGGCTACGCGCCCGGTGACGTCATCGACATTCGCGCCGGCAAGAACGTGTACGGCAACACGTCCGATGATCTTCATGCGTGGACTGAGCTCTACTTCGAGGGCGCAGGCTGGGTTGGCTTTGAACCGACCCCGGGCGTGGGATCGGCGACTGCGTTTGCCGAGGCCAACGGCGTCGTGCCTGAGTCGACCGGCGGCGAGGGCGACGCGACCCAGCGTCCCGGCGGACTCGACGGCCAGGAGTTCGGTGCAGACGGTCCAGCTCCGACCGAGACGGCCGACTCCACAACAACGCGCACGATGGTCGTCACGTTTGCCGGCCTGCTCCTGCTGGGGATCACGCCGTGGCTGCTGCGGCACATTCGACGGTGGTGGCGTACGAGCCGCCGGGCCGTCGATCCGCTGTGGCACGAGCTCGAGGACACCGCGCAAGACTTCGGCATCGTCACGTCGCGTGCTGACACCCCGCGAGGGTTCGCTTCACGTCTGCGTACGCGCAAGGGAGTCAATGTTGAGGCGCTCGACAGGCTGCTCCGGCAGGTTGAGGCGGAGCGGTTCTCCAGGGCAGGTGCACAGGAGAAGGATGGCCGTGCAGACCTGCGAGCAGTCCTTCGCTCTCTGGGCGAGGGTGCCTCCCGCGGCGAACGGCTGCGGGCGGCCGCCCTGCCACGCTCGCTCGCAGGGCGGGGAACCTACGCGGTCCTCCGGCCCGAGGTGCTAGCCTAA
- the recO gene encoding DNA repair protein RecO, translated as MSLYRDAGIVLRVHKLGEADRIITLLTRERGLVRAVAKGIRKTTSRFGGRLEPFMHVELQLAEGRSLDIITQVETVNAFAKDLGADYAAYTAGTAMLETAERLVQEDGEPAIQQFQLLTGALHALTEGRMTPSLILDSYQLRALSIAGYAPTFDGCARCGAEGPHRNFSAQSGGMLCDDCRVAGSAAPSPFTVTLLAGLLSGDWETVATSDDRTRREASSIVSAYLSWHLERGLRSLSHVDR; from the coding sequence GTGAGTCTCTACCGCGACGCTGGCATCGTGCTGCGCGTACACAAGCTCGGCGAGGCAGACCGCATCATCACGCTGCTGACCCGCGAACGCGGTCTCGTACGCGCTGTTGCCAAGGGCATCCGCAAGACGACATCACGCTTCGGTGGCCGACTCGAACCATTCATGCACGTTGAGCTCCAGCTCGCCGAGGGACGCTCGCTCGACATCATCACGCAGGTCGAGACGGTCAATGCCTTCGCCAAGGATCTGGGCGCCGACTACGCCGCCTACACCGCGGGCACCGCCATGCTCGAGACCGCAGAGCGGCTCGTGCAGGAGGACGGCGAGCCCGCGATCCAGCAGTTCCAGCTGCTGACCGGCGCGCTGCATGCGCTGACCGAGGGCCGTATGACGCCCAGCCTGATCCTCGACTCCTACCAACTTCGAGCTCTCTCGATCGCCGGCTATGCACCGACTTTTGATGGTTGTGCGCGCTGTGGCGCCGAGGGCCCGCACCGCAACTTCAGCGCTCAGTCCGGCGGCATGTTGTGCGACGACTGTCGCGTCGCCGGTTCCGCCGCTCCGTCGCCGTTCACGGTCACCCTGCTCGCTGGTCTGCTCAGCGGTGACTGGGAGACCGTCGCGACCTCCGACGACCGCACCCGCCGCGAGGCGAGCAGTATCGTCAGCGCCTACCTCTCGTGGCACCTGGAGCGAGGCCTTCGATCGCTGAGCCACGTCGATCGATGA
- a CDS encoding isoprenyl transferase, with amino-acid sequence MIKPTPHPSGAKPPAIPIEQVPKHVAIVMDGNGRWAKARGLPRTAGHEMGEAALFDVVEGAIEVGVKAVSAYAFSTENWKRSPDEVRFLMGFNRDVIRRRRDAMHELGVRVRWAGRRPRLWRSVIKELEVAEEMTKHNKVLTLTMCVNYGGRAEIADAAAALARDVAAGKVNPDKVTERTFARYLDEPDMEDVDLFWRTSGEQRTSNFLLWQSAYAEMVFSDIAWPDVDRRALWAAIEEYAARNRRYGSA; translated from the coding sequence ATGATCAAGCCCACGCCGCACCCCTCGGGTGCCAAGCCTCCTGCCATCCCCATTGAGCAGGTGCCCAAGCACGTTGCGATCGTCATGGACGGCAACGGCCGCTGGGCCAAAGCCCGCGGACTGCCGCGTACGGCCGGTCACGAGATGGGGGAGGCCGCGCTGTTCGACGTCGTCGAAGGAGCGATCGAGGTCGGCGTGAAGGCAGTGTCGGCCTATGCGTTCTCGACCGAGAACTGGAAGCGCTCACCCGACGAGGTGCGCTTCCTGATGGGCTTCAACCGCGATGTCATCCGACGTCGTCGCGACGCGATGCATGAGCTCGGCGTACGTGTGCGTTGGGCCGGTCGTCGTCCCAGGCTGTGGCGCAGTGTCATCAAGGAGCTCGAGGTCGCCGAGGAGATGACCAAGCACAATAAGGTCCTCACCCTCACGATGTGCGTCAACTACGGCGGCCGAGCTGAGATTGCCGACGCCGCTGCCGCCCTCGCGCGCGATGTAGCTGCCGGCAAGGTCAACCCAGACAAGGTCACGGAGCGTACGTTCGCCCGCTACCTCGACGAGCCGGACATGGAAGATGTCGATCTGTTCTGGCGGACGTCGGGGGAGCAGCGCACCAGCAACTTCCTGCTGTGGCAGTCTGCGTATGCCGAGATGGTGTTCTCTGACATCGCCTGGCCTGACGTCGATCGGCGAGCCCTGTGGGCAGCGATCGAGGAGTACGCGGCTCGCAACCGCCGCTACGGCTCGGCCTAG
- a CDS encoding VOC family protein: protein MAKVIQFAFDCADPAALAGFWAEALGYVLAPPPAEFETWDAALDAWGVPPEERNSRSALIDPDGVGPRIFFQRVPEGKTAKNRVHLDVRAAPGLTGDERMAALSAEADRLIAMGASEWYRLEGNAMDEGIIVMYDPEGNEFCLD, encoded by the coding sequence ATGGCCAAAGTCATCCAATTCGCGTTCGATTGCGCTGACCCTGCTGCTCTTGCGGGATTCTGGGCAGAGGCTCTCGGCTATGTTCTCGCACCGCCTCCAGCCGAATTTGAGACCTGGGACGCTGCCCTCGACGCTTGGGGCGTGCCGCCCGAGGAGCGAAACTCTCGTTCGGCCCTGATCGACCCCGACGGCGTCGGGCCACGGATCTTCTTCCAGCGGGTACCCGAGGGCAAGACCGCCAAGAACCGGGTTCACCTCGACGTACGCGCTGCCCCTGGCTTGACCGGTGACGAGCGTATGGCGGCGCTGTCGGCCGAGGCTGATCGCCTCATCGCGATGGGCGCGAGCGAGTGGTATCGGTTGGAGGGCAATGCGATGGATGAAGGAATCATCGTGATGTACGACCCCGAGGGCAACGAGTTCTGCCTCGACTAG